In the genome of Dyadobacter fermentans DSM 18053, the window CACATAAAACGACCGCAGAAAACCTTTGCACACGTAGTTTTCGTACCGGCAAATGTCGCCCTGCTGGACGAGGTATTGCCTGGGAAGCAGCCTCCGGATTTTGAGAAGGGAAACGAAATGGTCCTGTTCGGCCGGCGTGAGCGCGATCCGGCGCTGGACGTGGCCGAGGATCATGCTGTGCAATGCGGGATCTTTTTCCAATGGACGGGCGGCATATTATGGGCCGTAAATATTGGAAACTAATCCGTGCGATCCAAAAACCTAGCTTAGCGTGCCTCCGTCGATGGTGAACACCGAGCCGGTGGTGTAGCTGTTGGCCGGACTCGCGAGGAAGGCCACGGCATCGGCAATGTGTTCGGGACGGCCGTACTTCGGAATGGCCATCATGGCCCGCTGCGAGTCGGAGAATGCCGACGACGCCGGGTTCATGTCCGTATCCACCGGCCCGGGCTGGATGAGGTTGACGGTAATGTCTTTGAGCCCGAGGTCCCGCGCGAGCCCTTTCGTAAAGCCCGACAATGCCGATTTACTGGCGGCGTACAAGGTTGCCTGCGGCCCCGCCACGCGATCGGCCATGCAGCTGCCGATGGTAATGATCCGCCCTGCCCGCTCCATTTTGCGGGCCGCCGACAGGCAGGCTTCGAACACCGACTTTACATTCACATTCATCACATAATCGTAATCCCCTGTCGTATGCTCCTCGAATGGCTTGCCTACATACACGCCGGCGCTGTTGACGAGGATATCCAGCCGGCCGTAATGTTCAACGACCTGGTCGATGGCCGCCGAAACGGCCCCTTCTTTTGCATTATCGGATTGAATGGCGGCAGCGTTAAGGCCTCGTCCGGCCAGCTCGCTCACGAGCGCTTCGGCCTGCGCCTTGCCGTTCACGTAGGTAAAAGTCACCTTCGCGCCTTCCGCAGCGAGCCGCCTCACGATAGCTGCTCCTATTCCCCTGGACCCTCCTGTTACGAATGCGACTTTGTCTTTCAGATTTTGCATGATGTTCGATAGGTTTGATTTCGTTGCAAAACTATCCTGATACTCTTACTTTTACAGGTACTAACATAATTGTCAAGTACTAACATTAATGTAAGTTATGCGAAAACAAAGCTCCACGAACCTTGAAAACGAAATGCTGATCAACGGGAATTGCGACATGGCCTACACGCTGGACCTCATCGGCGGGCGGTGGAAGCCCTCTATCCTGTGGCGGCTGGCTAATGGCGCCATGCGGTACAGCGACCTCCGCCGCAGCCTGCCGGCGGTTTCGGAACGCATCCTTATTTTGCAGCTGCGCGAAATGGAAAGCGACGGGCTCATCAGTCGTAAAGCGTACCCCGAAGTTCCGCCGCGTGTGGAATACCAGCTCACCGACCTCGGCAAAAGCCTCGAGCCGGTTATAAACATCCTCACCGACTGGGGTGCTGAAAACCGGCCGGGTTCGGACGGCAAAAGGGTAAGTTGCGCGCAATTAACAATTAAATAACACGGATTTTACATCCGCAACCGTCACAAGTTCAAAACTTCGTGCGTACATCACAAGGCAGGCATAGTTTTAACGCACTCCTGTATCCCCCGAAATACGCAACGTTATGAACAACCGTGACCCCTATTTGAACCGCTATTTTCCCTGGCTGCTCCTCGTCGGCATTTTGCTCAACATCCCCGGGCTCTGGCTGGACATCATCGAGCCCGACGGCGCATTGTACGCCACCATCGCCAAGCATATTGTACTTCATAACGACTGGATAAATCTCCACGGCGACGGCCACGACTGGCTCGATAAGCCCCATTTCCCGTTCTGGATGGCGGCGATCAGCTACAAAATCTTCGGCATCACGGGCTTTGCATACAAATTGCCCGCATTTCTGTTCTGGCTGCTCAGTCTGCGCTACACCTACCTCATTGCCAGAGACTTACATAGCGAAGATGTCGCCAAAATTGCCGTGCTTATTTACACCGTGGCATTGCACAGCACACTGGCCAATTTCGACGTGCGCGCCGAGCCTTACCTCACGGCCTGCATTATCGGGGCAGCCTGGCACATGCTGCGCGTGAATGCCCGGGCGCATTGGTCGCACATCGTTTGGGCGGCATTGTTCGCGGCTTGCGCCATCATGACGAAAGGCATTTTTGTGCTCATTACGCTGGGTGGCGGATGGGTAATCTACTGGCTCATCACCAGACAGTTCCGTGAGTTTATCAATTACCGCTGGTGGCTTGTGCTGGCGTTGTGTTTCGTGTTCATATTGCCGGAGCTGTACAGCCTTTACGTCCAGTTCGATCTCCACCCGGAAAAGGTCGTTTTTGGGCGTACGAATGTTTCCGGTTTGCGGTTTTTCTTTTGGGACAGCCAGTTCGGGCGGTTCTTCAATACCGGGCCTATTAAGGGCTCGGGCAATGTCACTTTTTTCCTGCACACCACGTTATGGGCATTTCTGCCGTGGTCGGTGGGGCTTGTGGGCGGGATCGTTTACCTGCTGCGGTTCGACAAGGAACGGAATGCGCTGCGTTGGGTCATTTACGGCAGCACGCTGGTGACATTTGTGCTGTTTTCCTTGTCCAAATTTCAGCTTCCGCATTACCTGGTGATCGAATTCCCATACTTTTCAATGATCACGGCCTACTTCTTCGTTGAACTGGCGCGCCGCTCCCGGCTTAATCACCTGGTGACGGTGCAAACGGTCCTGCTCGTAATCACGCTGCTTTTCATTGCCGGTTTGCTGTACATCACCCGCATTGAGAATGGTCTTTTGGCGGCCGGCATTGCGCTCGCGATCGTGGTGATAGCGAATGTAGTCAGTTACCGCAATGCCATGCAGCAGCTGCTATTCAAAGGGTATGCAATGGCCGCGATGTTGTATATTTTCCTGTTCCAGTTCTTTTACCCTTTTTTACTACAATACCAATCGGGTATGCAGGCGGCGAGGGTTATTCCTGAGAAAAACCGGGATCTTCCCGTGGCGGCGTACGGGTCGTTTTCTTACAGCTTCGAATTCTATTCGCCCGGTGAGGTGAAGCTCATTAAAAACGGCGAGCACCTCGACGATTTTATCGATGATGCGCCCTGCTATCTCTACACCACCGCCGCCATAACAGACAGCCTCATCCGCTCGGGCGTGGATGCCGAGGTGCAGGCATCGCCCCAGCATTTCCATGTTACGCGGTTGAAATATGGTTTTCTGGATGAAAAAAAGCGCGGTGCCGTGGTGGAACCGCGCTATCTGTTGCTGATCCGCGACGAAGATACGCTTTGATAGCCCTCCGGACGGGTGAGTCCGAGGGCTTCGCGTCATTTTTTCATATAACGCAAACCTACCGAGAGGCCGATCTGGTAAGGCTGGATTTTAAACGGATTGTCGGGATTGCGCAGTTTGGTAAGGCTGTATTCGATGTAAGGGCCCACGGTCATCACCACATTGTTGCCTGCAAAAAGCTCTTTGCCAAAACCCGCATTTACCCACACCATATTCCTTTTCGACGTCAGGTCGCGGCTGAACTCCGCGCCTACATCGCCGAAATAGTCGCGCAGGAAATGCGACCGGCGAACGGTATGTTTTTTCACAGCAAGGCCCACGAGCCGCACGGTGCTGTTTTCCTCCTGCGGAATTCCTTTCCGGATCACCTCATAGTTGCCGGACAAGTCGGGCCCGACCTCGAACTCGCTCGTCGCGATTTCATAGCGGTACGATTGCCGGAACTGGCCGTAATTGACCAGCATTTGGAAACCTTTTCGCTCCACGCCCGCCGAAAACTTATAGCCGACCGTTTCCGCCGAAATTTTAGCAGGCAATACAAAATTCTGATACACAACGCCATTACCCGGCCGCACGGTCAGTATCTGGAATGTACGCAGCGGGGTGACGCCCGCGATAATACTCCAACGTTCCTTGAAAAGATATTCGTAGCGCTTTTTCGGCTCGCCGGGCGTTACGAGTGTGTCCGGTTGCCATTGGTATTGTGGAAGGGCCAGTGGCCTGTGATCCAGCACCCCGATGTCTTGATCGGCCACCGAAGGCCCTTCCAGTGTCTTCCGGTCCGCGGTAATGAGAGGCGTTTCGCTCTCCTGCACATCGGCAAGCTGTGCATTGGCGAGCTGCCCGTCGGCGAGCTGCACATCCGGCAATTCGCGAACTGTTAATGGCGCTTTGTATGACGGAGCGTCGCCCGGCAGCCTTTGTCCCTCATCTATTTTGCGGGATGAAGGAGTGCGGCCGGCAATGCGGCCTGTTTTATCCCTGCTAATCTTTGTCTGAATATGCTTTTCCGCTGGCGCTGAAATGCCTTTTTGCGCCGGCAATTCAGCCTCTGCGGCAGTTACGCGCTCTGCCGCATTAGCCTCAGCGGCTTCCGATAAGTTTTCCGGCACATTGGTTTGATCGATCACTTTTTCCTTCCCCGCAGCCCCGCTCCTTCGCGAATGCACTGCGACGCGCTTTCCTGGGCGCTCTCGCTGCGTGCCGGCGGATGCATGCGTGAGGGCTGCATGCTCCTGGCTGCGTGATGATGCCACGAAGTACACCAAGCCTGTCACCGAGATCAGCAGCAGCAGCGAGGCGATCAGGCCGGCCTGGACCAGGCTGGTGCCGCCGCCGAGCTCCTTAAAGATCTTTTCGCGCAGGCCCGGGTCGGGCAGCCTTTCAAAATTACCGAACCTTTCCGTGAGGGCTTTCCGCAATTCCTCATCGATGCGCTCTTCAGAAGATTTCATATTGCGTAATTCCTTTTTCCTGTAACTTCTTCATTAACAAATTCCTTCCTCTCAAAAACTGCGACCGCGACGTGCTGTCCGATATGCC includes:
- a CDS encoding winged helix-turn-helix transcriptional regulator — encoded protein: MRKQSSTNLENEMLINGNCDMAYTLDLIGGRWKPSILWRLANGAMRYSDLRRSLPAVSERILILQLREMESDGLISRKAYPEVPPRVEYQLTDLGKSLEPVINILTDWGAENRPGSDGKRVSCAQLTIK
- a CDS encoding ArnT family glycosyltransferase, which gives rise to MNNRDPYLNRYFPWLLLVGILLNIPGLWLDIIEPDGALYATIAKHIVLHNDWINLHGDGHDWLDKPHFPFWMAAISYKIFGITGFAYKLPAFLFWLLSLRYTYLIARDLHSEDVAKIAVLIYTVALHSTLANFDVRAEPYLTACIIGAAWHMLRVNARAHWSHIVWAALFAACAIMTKGIFVLITLGGGWVIYWLITRQFREFINYRWWLVLALCFVFILPELYSLYVQFDLHPEKVVFGRTNVSGLRFFFWDSQFGRFFNTGPIKGSGNVTFFLHTTLWAFLPWSVGLVGGIVYLLRFDKERNALRWVIYGSTLVTFVLFSLSKFQLPHYLVIEFPYFSMITAYFFVELARRSRLNHLVTVQTVLLVITLLFIAGLLYITRIENGLLAAGIALAIVVIANVVSYRNAMQQLLFKGYAMAAMLYIFLFQFFYPFLLQYQSGMQAARVIPEKNRDLPVAAYGSFSYSFEFYSPGEVKLIKNGEHLDDFIDDAPCYLYTTAAITDSLIRSGVDAEVQASPQHFHVTRLKYGFLDEKKRGAVVEPRYLLLIRDEDTL
- a CDS encoding SDR family NAD(P)-dependent oxidoreductase, which encodes MQNLKDKVAFVTGGSRGIGAAIVRRLAAEGAKVTFTYVNGKAQAEALVSELAGRGLNAAAIQSDNAKEGAVSAAIDQVVEHYGRLDILVNSAGVYVGKPFEEHTTGDYDYVMNVNVKSVFEACLSAARKMERAGRIITIGSCMADRVAGPQATLYAASKSALSGFTKGLARDLGLKDITVNLIQPGPVDTDMNPASSAFSDSQRAMMAIPKYGRPEHIADAVAFLASPANSYTTGSVFTIDGGTLS